A window from Phaenicophaeus curvirostris isolate KB17595 chromosome 13, BPBGC_Pcur_1.0, whole genome shotgun sequence encodes these proteins:
- the LOC138726245 gene encoding ligand of Numb protein X 2-like: MLAVMADPVAEEHASQVSELCGECGQFHLLLDNHLYNFQDDVDDELICHICLQPLLQPMDTPCGHTYCFKCLENFMQEYNFCPMDRKKLSFQQCHKSSLLVRNLLDKLIVFCPFKAECQQKMQRCELEAHLQNRCPGFKKYKSETQRKKNSISKGKEDPSTKVETSTPKDPEVPSRESSLVAESSAAAVVSLGTAEPGLVNPAFEETEEDLPQRTSLVAETNTIEIHREDPEEELGMRIVGGKDTPLGNIVVQEVLQDSVIAADGRIAPGDHILEVNGVNISSVTHCQAVSFLRHPGPVLHLMVLQEKGFSNKTAQQDSTSATNREVIHVTLIKRDRSEPLGIKLIRKTDEAGIFILDLLEGGLAAKNGKLSRNDRVLSINGQDLRQGTPEAAAQIIQSTESRVNFVVLRQPGLQLSEPVEEGSTSNSSSSSSNGGSPVHHRRRLDQNHYRRKSNYQKDLPQGYASHEKTVAIKKEPKESLGITIGGGRDNKNKLPIYVTSVQPIGCLFRDGRIKRGDVLLSINGIDLTQLNYYEAVSALKSNAASHSVVLKALEIVSLNSTEPSLDIKEQGFSWSPLWITWLGLPSYLHCCQDIVLSKGNLESWGFSIVGGFEESKGNQPFFIKTIVPGTPAFRDRKLKCGDEIVAVNGVPAIGMSNSELIPMLKEQRNKVTLTVVSWPGSLV, translated from the exons ATGCTGGCTGTGATGGCTGATCCCGTAGCAGAAGAACACGCGTCCCAAGTTAGCGAACTCTGTGGCGAATGTGGTCAGTTCCACCTCTTGCTGGACAATCATCTCTACAACTTCCAGGATGACGTGGACGATGAACTCATCTGCCATATCTGCCTCCAGCCTCTGCTCCAGCCTATGGACACCCCTTGTGGACATACATACTGTTTCAAGTGCCTTGAAAACTTCATGCAGGAGTATAACTTTTGTCCTATGGATCGGAAGAAGCTCTCTTTCCAGCAGTGCCACAAATCCAGCCTTCTAGTACGAAACCTGTTGGATAAGCTGATTGTCTTCTGTCCCTTCAAGGCTGAGTGCCAGCAGAAAATGCAGCGGTGTGAACTGGAAGCTCATCTGCAGAACAG GTGCCCTGGTTTCAAGAAATACAAATCTGAAACACAGCGGAAAAAGAACTCCATTTCCAAAGGGAAGGAAGATCCTTCTACCAAGGTGGAGACAAGCACACCCAAGGACCCAGAGGTACCAAGCAGAGAATCATCACTTGTGGCAgaaagctctgcagctgctgtggtgtCACTGGGGACTGCAGAACCTGGACTGGTTAATCCAGCTTTTGAGGAGACCGAAGAAG ACCTTCCCCAGAGAACCAGTCTTGTGGCTGAAACGAACACCATTGAAATTCACCGAGAAGACCCAGAGGAAGAGCTTGGGATGAGGATAGTTGGGGGTAAAGACACCCCGCTAGGAAACATTGTTGTTCAGGAAGTCTTGCAGGATTCTGTCATTGCTGCGGATGGAAGAATAGCACCTGGGGACCATATTCTTGAG GTGAATGGCGTCAACATCAGCAGTGTGACTCACTGCCAAGCTGTCTCCTTCCTGCGCCACCCAGGTCCTGTTCTCCACCTCATGGTCCTGCAGGAGAAGGGTTTTTCCAATAAGACTGCACAGCAGGATTCCACTTCTGCTACAAATCGGGAAGTGATCCACGTTACATTGATAAAGAGAGACCGATCTGAACCCTTGGGAATCAAACTGATCAGGAAGACAGATGAGGCAGGGATTTTTATTCTAGATCTTTTAGAGGGCGGATTGGCAGCCAAAAATGGAAAGCTGAGTCGCAATGACAGAGTCCTGTCAATAAATGGCCAGGATTTGAGGCAAGGAACACCTGAGGCTGCTGCGCAGATAATCCAG AGCACTGAATCACGAGTCAACTTTGTGGTCCTGAGGCAGCCAGGCTTACAGCTGTCAGAGCCGGTGGAAGAGGGCAGCACATCCAatagtagcagcagcagcagcaatggagGAAGCCCAGTGCACCATCGGAGACGACTAGACCAGAATCACTATAGACGAAAATCTAACTACCAGAAG GACTTACCTCAGGGCTACGCAAGTCATGAAAAGACAGTTGCAATAAAAAAGGAACCAAAGGAATCTTTAGGAATAACAATTGGAGGTGGAAGGGATAACAAAAACAAGCTCCCTATCTATGTAACAAGCGTGCAGCCTATTGGATGCCTCTTCAGGGATGGCAGAATCAAGCGAG GAGATGTACTTTTGAGCATAAATGGCATTGATTTGACTCAGCTGAACTACTATGAAGCTGTCTCAGCACTGAAATCTAATGCAGCTTCCCACTCAGTTGTACTGAAGGCCTTGGAAATCGTTTCATTGAACTCAACAGAACCATCTCTGGACATCAAGGAGCAAGGATTCAGCTGGTCTCCCCTCTGGATCACCTGGCTTGGATTGCCTAG CTACCTTCACTGCTGTCAGGATATCGTCCTTAGTAAAGGAAACCTGGAGAGCTGGGGCTTCAGCATCGTTGGAGGCTTTGAGGAAAGCAAAGGCAATCAGCCATTCTTCATCAAAACCATAGTGCCTGGGACTCCTGCCTTCCGAGACAGGAAACTGAA GTGTGGTGATGAAATAGTGGCAGTAAATGGAGTGCCAGCGATAGGAATGAGCAACTCGGAACTCATCCCAATGCTGAAGGAGCAAAGGAACAAAGTCACGCTTACTGTGGTGTCCTGGCCAGGAAGCCTTGTGTGA